From a single Saimiri boliviensis isolate mSaiBol1 chromosome 7, mSaiBol1.pri, whole genome shotgun sequence genomic region:
- the CCER1 gene encoding coiled-coil domain-containing glutamate-rich protein 1, with amino-acid sequence MTETLNMREGPLNLGGGGAHSASLRSWSSCHRRRRGAPVYNRWHHYSPKTEYGPPRKQPKPQHGPGFWVQPPVCSNWGCWGGPWRPPPPGFPRPPGRVQVIPVYGLHPLCFCCCSCWSGSWNPGWARPPGKKKRWGRRGRRGRGPRHHPRRSSSRSPPADLNTLLRPASPYEWRAPGMRAPRNTTQFIMDQIYEDMRQQEELQRQQQALGAQQALVGGEASPAGSSGNDAPPGGSEETWALPETLYDLVQNPLAFSPTPEENQSPAPLLVKEDEGEEKNDDEYDQEMCDVKEESEEEEGEVEDEEGEVEDEEEEEEVEDEEEEEVEEAEYVEGEEELEEEEEGGLEKNKQGGEEFHLPLEMPLSIFVGAEETRENFINCTFLNPEQIIPNVSQESLFLAQDFNC; translated from the coding sequence ATGACGGAGACCCTCAACATGAGAGAAGGCCCTCTGAACCTGGGCGGCGGCGGGGCGCACTCGGCCTCCCTGCGCTCCTGGTCGTCCTGCCACCGAAGGCGCCGGGGCGCTCCCGTGTACAATAGATGGCACCACTATAGCCCCAAGACCGAGTATGGGCCCCCAAGGAAACAGCCAAAGCCACAGCACGGCCCGGGGTTTTGGGTCCAACCACCCGTGTGCTCTAActgggggtgctggggagggCCCTGGCGCCCACCCCCTCCGGGATTCCCGAGGCCCCCTGGCCGGGTGCAAGTGATTCCTGTGTACGGCCTGCACCCGCTCTGCttttgctgctgctcctgctggaGCGGATCCTGGAACCCTGGCTGGGCGAGGCCCCCAGGCAAGAAGAAGCGCTGGGGCCGCAGGGGCCGCAGGGGCCGCGGCCCGCGCCACCACCCTCGCCGCTCCTCCTCGCGGAGCCCGCCCGCCGATCTGAACACGCTGCTGCGGCCGGCCAGCCCGTACGAATGGCGAGCGCCTGGCATGCGAGCGCCGCGCAACACCACCCAGTTCATCATGGACCAGATCTACGAGGACATGCGGCAGCAGGAGGAGCTGCAGCGCCAGCAGCAGGCCCTGGGGGCGCAGCAGGCCCTGGTGGGGGGCGAGGCCTCCCCGGCCGGATCCTCCGGAAACGACGCGCCCCCTGGCGGCAGCGAGGAAACCTGGGCGCTGCCGGAAACTCTGTATGACCTTGTGCAGAATCCTCTGGCATTCAGTCCCACCCCAGAGGAAAACCAGTCTCCTGCCCCTCTGCTGGTGAAGGAAGACGAGggggaagagaaaaatgatgacGAGTATGACCAGGAGATGTGTGATGTAAAGGAGGAGAgcgaggaggaggaaggagaggttgaagatgaggaaggagaggtcgaagatgaggaggaggaagaggaggtcgaagatgaggaggaggaagaggtcgAAGAGGCTGAATAcgtggagggggaggaggagctggaagaggaggaggaggggggcctGGAGAAGAACAAGCAGGGAGGGGAAGAATTTCACTTGCCTTTGGAAATGCCTTTATCAATCTTCGTAGGGGCTGAAGAAACGAGAGAGAACTTTATAAACTGTACTTTTTTAAACCCAGAGCAGATAATTCCCAACGTATCGCAGGAATCCCTGTTCCTGGCACAGGACTTTAACTGTTAG